In Chryseobacterium lactis, a single genomic region encodes these proteins:
- a CDS encoding NADAR family protein, with product MNYTLQNTKERFQKKERIKFLFFWGHSAKDEITKSCFSQWFPGRIEENGVVYKTAEHYMMAGKANLFNDVETLKEILQASTPNLAKSLGRKVKNFDPKKWDEYKYQIVKNGNLLKFSQNQKFKDFLLSTGDKILVEASPYDKIWGIGMLETDTRADNPLLWNGENLLGFALMEVRDELRG from the coding sequence ATGAACTACACCTTACAAAATACAAAAGAAAGATTTCAGAAAAAGGAAAGAATCAAGTTTCTGTTTTTCTGGGGTCATTCAGCAAAAGATGAGATTACCAAATCCTGTTTCAGCCAATGGTTTCCGGGAAGGATTGAAGAAAATGGAGTAGTATATAAAACAGCTGAGCATTATATGATGGCGGGGAAAGCAAATTTATTTAATGATGTTGAAACGTTGAAAGAAATTTTGCAGGCAAGTACTCCCAATCTGGCAAAAAGCTTAGGAAGAAAAGTTAAAAATTTTGATCCTAAGAAATGGGATGAGTATAAATATCAAATTGTAAAAAACGGAAATCTTTTAAAATTTTCTCAGAATCAGAAATTCAAAGACTTTCTTTTGTCAACCGGTGATAAAATTTTAGTAGAAGCCAGTCCGTACGACAAAATTTGGGGAATCGGAATGTTGGAAACAGATACAAGAGCAGACAATCCTTTACTATGGAACGGAGAGAACCTGTTAGGGTTTGCTTTGATGGAAGTACGGGATGAATTGAGAGGGTAA